A genomic stretch from Aerococcaceae bacterium zg-1292 includes:
- a CDS encoding SDR family oxidoreductase, whose product MSKTIEFKDKVVVITGAGGVLCGFFAKEFAKAGAKVALLDLNEAAAQQFADEIVAAGGIAKAYKANVLEKDNLEAVRQAVLADLGPTDILVNGAGGNNPKATTDNEFHETDLPEGTKTFFDLDKSGIEFVFNLNYLGTLLPTQVFAQDMIGRAGANIINISSMNAYTPLTKIPAYSGAKAAISNFTQWLAVHFSQVGIRCNAIAPGFLVSNQNRALLFNEDGSPSARAEKILRNTPMGRFGEAEELVGGLFFLADENLASFVNGVVLPIDGGFSAYSGV is encoded by the coding sequence ATGTCAAAAACAATAGAATTTAAAGATAAAGTAGTCGTAATTACAGGCGCAGGAGGGGTGCTTTGTGGCTTTTTCGCCAAAGAATTCGCTAAAGCGGGCGCAAAAGTAGCTTTGTTAGATTTAAACGAAGCAGCAGCCCAACAGTTTGCTGATGAGATTGTAGCAGCAGGCGGTATTGCTAAAGCATATAAAGCAAATGTACTTGAGAAAGATAATTTAGAAGCAGTACGTCAAGCAGTATTGGCAGACCTTGGGCCTACGGATATCTTAGTCAATGGTGCGGGAGGAAATAATCCTAAAGCGACAACAGATAACGAGTTCCATGAAACCGATCTTCCTGAAGGAACCAAAACATTTTTTGACTTAGATAAATCAGGTATCGAGTTTGTGTTCAATCTTAACTATTTAGGCACATTATTACCAACACAAGTCTTTGCTCAAGACATGATTGGTCGTGCTGGTGCGAATATTATTAATATTTCATCAATGAATGCTTATACCCCATTGACGAAAATTCCAGCTTATTCTGGAGCAAAAGCAGCAATTTCTAATTTTACCCAATGGTTAGCAGTTCACTTTTCACAAGTAGGTATTCGTTGTAACGCGATTGCACCTGGTTTCTTAGTGAGTAACCAAAACCGTGCGTTGTTGTTCAATGAAGATGGTAGTCCATCAGCTCGTGCGGAGAAAATTTTACGTAATACACCGATGGGACGTTTTGGTGAAGCAGAAGAATTGGTAGGTGGACTATTTTTCCTTGCGGATGAAAATTTAGCAAGCTTTGTTAATGGAGTAGTGTTACCAATTGATGGTGGCTTCTCAGCTTATTCAGGTGTTTAA
- a CDS encoding mannonate dehydratase gives MKMSFRWYGKKDPVSLEEIKAIPGMQGIVTAVYDVPVGQAWPLENILELKKMVESAGLEITVIESIPVHEDIKQGKPNREELIENYKTSITNVGKAGIPVVCYNFMPVFDWTRSDLNRSLPDGTTSLAFLKSDLEGVDPVADDLNLPGWDSSYSKEEMKAIIENYRENISEEDLWENLEYFIKAIMPTAEAAGVKMAIHPDDPPYGIFGLPRIITGQEAVERFLNIYDSEYNGITMCVGSYASDPKNDVLALTEYALKRNRINFMHTRNVTAGDWGFQETAHLSEAGDIDMNAVIKLLAEYDWQGSLRPDHGRRIWGDQTKTPGYGLYDRALGATYFNGLYEANMRAAGKEPNFGTKEKTVGNE, from the coding sequence ATGAAAATGTCATTTCGCTGGTACGGGAAAAAGGATCCCGTCAGTTTAGAAGAAATTAAAGCTATTCCAGGTATGCAAGGAATTGTTACGGCTGTTTACGATGTTCCGGTGGGGCAAGCATGGCCGTTAGAAAATATACTTGAGTTGAAAAAGATGGTTGAATCAGCAGGATTAGAAATCACTGTTATTGAGTCAATTCCTGTTCACGAGGACATCAAACAAGGTAAACCTAATCGTGAAGAGTTGATTGAAAATTATAAAACATCCATTACCAATGTGGGTAAAGCAGGAATTCCGGTTGTTTGTTATAATTTTATGCCGGTATTTGACTGGACGCGTTCAGACTTAAATCGTTCATTACCTGATGGAACAACCTCGCTGGCATTTCTCAAGTCAGATTTGGAAGGGGTTGATCCTGTTGCGGATGATTTGAACTTGCCAGGATGGGATTCATCTTATTCAAAAGAGGAAATGAAAGCAATTATCGAAAATTATCGTGAGAATATTTCAGAAGAAGATTTATGGGAGAACTTAGAATATTTCATCAAAGCAATTATGCCAACAGCTGAGGCAGCTGGAGTGAAGATGGCGATTCACCCTGATGATCCGCCTTATGGTATCTTTGGCTTACCACGTATTATTACTGGTCAAGAAGCGGTTGAGCGTTTCTTAAATATTTATGATTCTGAATATAATGGGATTACGATGTGTGTGGGTTCATATGCATCCGACCCTAAAAATGATGTGCTGGCGCTGACTGAATATGCGCTGAAACGAAATCGGATTAACTTCATGCATACCCGTAATGTAACGGCTGGTGATTGGGGCTTCCAAGAGACTGCACATTTATCTGAAGCAGGAGATATTGATATGAACGCTGTCATCAAATTGTTGGCTGAGTATGATTGGCAAGGTAGCTTACGCCCAGATCATGGACGTCGTATTTGGGGGGACCAAACAAAAACACCAGGTTATGGGCTGTATGACCGTGCGCTTGGTGCAACATATTTTAATGGTCTTTATGAAGCAAATATGCGAGCAGCAGGTAAAGAACCAAATTTTGGAACAAAAGAAAAAACAGTAGGTAACGAATAG
- the eda gene encoding bifunctional 4-hydroxy-2-oxoglutarate aldolase/2-dehydro-3-deoxy-phosphogluconate aldolase gives MLEQLQKNYFFAVIRGKDEHDAIEIARHAIKGGIRNIEITFSTPNATKVMTQLSEEFADDSSVIIGAGTVMSTELAEQAIAAGAKFLVSPHFSQDIQTVAQAHENLYFPGCATATEIVTASEAGCPIIKLFPGGVLGPGFIKDIHGPIPEVNLMPSGGVSLDNVAAWKKAGACAVGIGSALASKVATDGYNSVTEIAEAFVKAAGDEPNV, from the coding sequence ATGTTAGAACAGTTACAAAAAAATTATTTCTTTGCAGTCATTCGTGGAAAAGATGAGCATGATGCGATAGAAATCGCTCGTCATGCGATTAAAGGTGGTATTCGAAATATTGAAATTACGTTTTCAACACCGAATGCGACGAAGGTGATGACGCAGTTGTCAGAAGAATTTGCAGATGATTCCTCAGTTATTATCGGTGCTGGAACCGTGATGAGTACAGAATTGGCTGAACAAGCGATAGCAGCGGGGGCTAAATTTTTAGTAAGTCCGCATTTTTCACAAGATATACAAACAGTGGCTCAAGCGCATGAAAATTTGTACTTCCCTGGCTGTGCTACGGCAACAGAAATCGTGACGGCTAGTGAGGCAGGATGTCCCATTATTAAACTCTTTCCAGGAGGCGTTTTAGGACCAGGATTTATAAAAGATATCCATGGTCCAATCCCAGAAGTGAATTTGATGCCGTCTGGAGGCGTATCGTTAGACAATGTTGCAGCATGGAAAAAGGCAGGGGCATGCGCCGTAGGTATCGGTTCAGCTTTAGCAAGTAAAGTAGCGACTGATGGATATAATAGTGTCACTGAAATAGCTGAAGCATTTGTCAAAGCAGCAGGAGATGAACCAAATGTTTAA
- the uxaC gene encoding glucuronate isomerase, with translation MFNDKNFMLNNEPAKKLYEQIKEEPIFDYHCHLNPQEIFEDEVYDNIVDLWLGGDHYKWRLMRANGIAENEITGSASKLDKFKAFARTLEKSYGNPVYHWSAMELKNVFGIEEPLTAANAEELYHQLNAYLVEHQISPRKLIKASKVAFIGTTDSPLDSLEWHEKLAADNSFETVVAPTFRPDEAFIEHVNFKNFVTRLSSVTGKKVTDFTDFMFALEQRIAYFAEHGCKASDISFTEIVFEQVDKALLDELLNKVIEGYEPNQQEINQWQTAVFAELCRLYKQYGFVTQVHFGALRNNHSILYQQLGADIGIDSMGDQTRLAINMNRLLDNLVQKDSLPKMVWYNLNPAYNIVVANTLQNFQANDAGIAGYLQFGAGWWFADTKLGMISQMNALAEQGILANFIGMLTDSRSFLSYQRHDYFRRILANYLGQWMVDGEVPEDYDALGAVAKAISYGNAVRYFN, from the coding sequence ATGTTTAATGATAAAAACTTTATGCTCAATAATGAGCCGGCAAAGAAATTGTATGAGCAGATTAAAGAAGAGCCAATCTTTGATTATCATTGCCATTTAAACCCTCAAGAGATTTTTGAAGATGAGGTATATGATAATATTGTAGATTTGTGGTTAGGCGGCGACCATTATAAATGGCGGTTGATGCGTGCCAATGGTATAGCTGAAAATGAAATAACTGGGTCCGCATCAAAGTTGGATAAGTTTAAGGCATTTGCTCGAACACTTGAGAAATCTTACGGCAATCCCGTTTATCATTGGTCTGCGATGGAGTTGAAAAATGTTTTTGGTATAGAGGAACCGTTAACGGCAGCAAATGCTGAAGAATTATACCACCAACTTAATGCATATTTGGTGGAGCACCAGATTAGCCCGCGTAAATTAATTAAGGCGAGTAAAGTTGCATTTATCGGTACAACAGATTCTCCATTGGATAGTCTTGAATGGCATGAAAAGTTAGCGGCAGATAACAGCTTTGAAACGGTGGTGGCACCGACGTTTAGACCAGATGAAGCCTTTATTGAACATGTTAATTTCAAAAACTTTGTGACCCGTTTATCATCAGTGACTGGCAAAAAAGTGACTGATTTTACTGATTTTATGTTTGCGCTTGAACAACGCATTGCTTATTTTGCTGAACATGGGTGTAAGGCGTCAGATATTAGTTTTACAGAAATTGTGTTTGAACAAGTGGATAAAGCATTATTGGATGAATTGTTAAATAAAGTAATCGAAGGATATGAGCCGAATCAACAAGAAATAAATCAATGGCAAACAGCTGTATTTGCTGAACTATGTCGATTATATAAACAATACGGTTTTGTGACACAAGTGCATTTTGGCGCGTTGCGGAACAATCACTCGATATTATATCAACAACTTGGAGCGGATATTGGTATTGATTCTATGGGTGACCAAACTCGCTTAGCCATCAATATGAACCGACTTTTAGATAATCTGGTGCAAAAAGATAGCTTACCTAAAATGGTTTGGTACAATCTCAATCCGGCTTATAATATTGTAGTTGCGAATACATTGCAAAACTTCCAAGCGAATGATGCAGGTATCGCCGGCTATCTACAATTTGGTGCAGGTTGGTGGTTTGCTGATACCAAACTCGGTATGATTAGTCAGATGAACGCACTGGCAGAGCAAGGTATTTTAGCGAACTTTATTGGGATGCTAACGGATTCGCGTAGTTTCTTGTCTTATCAACGACACGATTATTTCCGTAGAATCTTAGCGAATTATCTCGGACAATGGATGGTTGATGGTGAAGTTCCAGAAGATTATGATGCACTTGGTGCAGTAGCTAAAGCCATCTCGTATGGTAATGCTGTCCGCTATTTTAATTAA
- a CDS encoding FadR family transcriptional regulator produces MAKPRVEQAAERLWQYIIDNDMEVGEKLPNEYELAEVLEVGRSTVREAVRILAGRNILEVRQGSGTYISSKKGIAEDPLGFTLVKDRLKLTTDLFELRYLLEPRIAERAAQFATDEEIEKLEEVVIAIEKSFELNDGKHQELDVKFHTMLAEMSGNIAMTSLAPIINDSIRLINEDYASHRMTESSLKAHRNILYAVKDRHPIAAYDSMLGHVLEVRQTVIADWSNKHIPTHGLRK; encoded by the coding sequence ATGGCAAAACCACGTGTTGAACAGGCTGCGGAACGCCTTTGGCAATATATCATTGATAATGATATGGAAGTTGGCGAAAAACTACCTAATGAATATGAATTAGCAGAGGTCTTGGAAGTAGGACGTTCAACAGTTCGGGAAGCAGTAAGAATTTTAGCAGGTAGAAATATTTTAGAAGTCCGTCAAGGTTCAGGTACGTATATTAGCAGTAAGAAGGGGATTGCAGAAGATCCGCTCGGCTTTACATTAGTAAAAGACCGCCTTAAATTAACCACTGATTTATTTGAATTGCGTTATTTATTGGAACCACGTATTGCTGAGCGAGCTGCACAATTTGCGACAGATGAAGAGATTGAAAAATTAGAAGAAGTTGTGATTGCAATTGAAAAATCATTTGAGTTGAATGATGGCAAACATCAAGAACTCGATGTGAAATTTCATACGATGCTTGCTGAGATGAGTGGCAATATTGCTATGACCAGCTTAGCGCCAATCATTAATGACTCGATTCGTCTGATTAATGAAGATTATGCGAGTCATCGGATGACTGAGTCGAGTTTGAAGGCACATCGAAATATTCTTTACGCAGTAAAAGACCGTCATCCAATTGCAGCTTATGATAGTATGTTGGGCCATGTGCTTGAAGTTAGACAGACAGTTATTGCAGATTGGTCAAATAAACACATCCCAACGCATGGATTACGAAAATAA